In the genome of Besnoitia besnoiti strain Bb-Ger1 chromosome Unknown contig00019, whole genome shotgun sequence, the window tcgccttcggctccctctgcggcggcgccgcctcggggTTTTCCGTCTGCCGGCGAGCGGGTGGAAGACCTCTCACTGGCGTCAGTTTTGGTTCTTCTTCAAACCGttctcgcgggcctctcgctctgcgcgccgtcgctttttcggcgcgtcgccggccgctTGGCGGACGATGCACTCCTCGACgacgccccgccgcgcgagtgcgcCTTGCTGCTTCATCTTTTTGCGAAGCACGAGCTTCAGCTCGAAAAGCGAGGCCTGACGCCGGCACAGCGACCCGTTCGCCGCCAGGCTGAGGAGACGAGCTGCTGGCTACGAGGTGCCTGCTTCGAGGGAACGCctcgcgaggagacgcccgagagacgccgcgcagaaggctcgcagtcggcgccgtcgcctgggGCTCGTCTGTTCGCCGCGCCTTTGCCTGCGAGTGTGCAGAcgttcgcgccgcccgcgggtctcgggtcttctgcggcggtcTTCTGCGCGGAGCGGACGCTGCTTCGGGTTTCCTTGGCTGACCTCGGATTTGAACaggctctcgcgcttccgctcttcccgctgccggcgtctccgctctcgtctccgcccgTGCTCAGGCTCTTTCGAAGAGTCGCCGCTcgtctgtcgctgctgcagcagcgccactCCGCCGTCTTCAGAGACGTGGACCGGCTCCAGGGCCTCCTCGCGGAactgcaggcgaagcgggaggcggcgtggATGCCGGCGCAccagcgcgacgccggagaagacgaagcacgTCGGGCAGGCGACACAGAGACACCtagcggcggagacaccaGCCGAAACGGCAACGGCGCGGGACTGGCGGAGGCATCcgacggcgcgagagactgcagagatctcgaggccgaggcgagaAGCCTGTCGGAGCGAATCGCAGCGTTGACGGCGAGCGAAAACCTTCTCGTTCTCAACGGCCAGGATCTCTGCATGATTCTCGATGCGTACCTCAAAATGCGGCTCCTCGATGTTCGGTTGTATAGCCATTTGGTGACATCGTCTATTCGAAATCTTTTACACAGCGCGCGTCAACCTCCGGCCCTATTCCCGCTCACTGCTTCACGGGCCTTGGGGTCTTCGTGCTCGTCGTCGTATCCGGATCTGCTTTCCGCTTCTCTGCCGTCGTCTCTGGGGTCGGCGAGTTCCTCAATGCCTCTTGGTCTCGCTGAAAAAGAGCGACGGTGCACGGGGAGAGACTTGGCTGCGATGTATGGACACCTCGTGGGTTTGCTGAAGCTTCTTGAGGACACCCAGACGCAGGCCGTGCCTTGCTCACtctcaggcgctgcgccgcatcAGGGAGAACGAGCAGAGCTCGGTCGCGCCTACGCTGCGTCAGCTGCTGCATCGTCTGCTTTGTCTTCTGCATCCCCGTCATCACTGTGCCGCGCTTCATCGCCACTCACTTTGTCTCATGTggcgtctcctgcctcttcctctgaGCCGGGCGTTCACTCTCCGTTCTGTCGTTccccttcttcgtcttcgtcttcttcctctctttcttcgtgttcctctgcgccgccgcagcccgccgcgcctgcgcagcgcgccgccgctgcgccagtCCTTTTTTCTCGGATTCTGCCACTTCTTGTGGAGGatcttccgcgtctgctgaAGCGCGAGCGTCTAAAGAGCCTCCACCCGCACAGCTTAGTTGCACTCGTacacggcggcagcgaactGCTGCGCTTCGtggcgcggctgcccgcgcccGAATTCGAGGCTGTGACCCGACTATTAgccgaggagcgaggcgaaggccgaccgccgcgcgcgacaacACGGGAtcgcgaaggcagcggctcgcgcgcggggctCTGCGGCGTGGTATGGGAGAGGATCGAGGCGATCGAGCGAGCCCGGGGGACAGGGCGCGGAGGTGGGGACGGACAAGGCCCACTGGGCGACATGCTCGCTGGGTGCCACGCGCGGATTCTGGACTCCGCAGTCCAATTCGAGCCTTCCCACATCTCGGTGCTTCTCGCCGCGTACGCAGACTTGGATAGactcgcggcgtcgtcgtcgccggtcgccgccggtGGGTACGGCGTGAGCGAGACCGGCGGGAaggagacgggcgcgcgcgcaggcgcacaggggacgctcggcctcgccgacTTGCTGCGCTCACCGTCCTTCATCTCGAGAGCCTTCGAAGTCCTTCCCAAGTTCCGCGACTCCCACCGCTACGCCACctgcctccgctcgctgtctctcttccttGCTAGCGCCGGTGCGCCCGCCCCTGCGCGaccctcgcctgcagcgtccgtgctcccccccgcgcggctttcgctgccgcctccaggccgagcggcgcggaagggGACAGCTGCAGGCCCCATGAGACGCGTGTCGAAAGGGGAAGACCTCCGAGCGGGACAGAAGGGCAACGAGTTCCAggggagagcgaaggcggcgcgcggcagcgcagcgaagcCACAGGAGCAGCCGCCAAGCTCTTCGAGGTACGCGACACAAGACACCAGCCATGTAAATACGCGCGCCTATTTCTATATCTGCATGCGCAAATTTATGCAGTCATACCAATATATATCCTTATATATGTACCTGTGTGCGCGAGTAAGTGTGGCAGCCGCGGACTGCACATGCGCACAATCGAACAGATTGTCTACTCGGGTGCGTATCTAGATTGTCTAGATTGCTCTCAGTTCCCTGGCGACTCGTGTATTCGAATGCGGATATGCATGCCTGCATAGTTGTATACATGCCTCTTCGTTTGTGTTTCTGAGAGGACGCGGGTGGGGCGCTGTCCGCGCAGAAGTTTGTTCCGCAGATCTGAGTGTCGCCCATTCACGTGAACCACCGAACAGCTGCGTGTAGTTTCGACTTGCCTGATCGCGTAGCTCTTTTGGTATTTGACAGGCAGCGGAATGGGGGGCAGATGCATTTTCGagacgcctctctctctcgcagtgTTCTCATGCGCTCGTGTCCCGTTTGCGCGGCCTGTCGGCTTCGCGTGTGCTGCCTGCTGCCCAGGCACTGCTTCGCCAGATTGTCGAGCAAGAGGTCTTCTGGAGGACGCCCTGGAGAGGCAAGGAGATCGTCACTGCAGctggcgctgtcgcgcgagctgcgccgacgctttttcttctttcgccgtcgccttcgccggcgcccgcgcctcgctctgtagccgcaggcgcgtcgttGCCTCTCTTGTCAAATTTAGTCTCCTCGAGCCTCCGcccgtcgcctgctgcgtccgACGAGGTCTCCGGGCGAgtctgcagcgacggcgtgtgcgccgcgcaggaagcGAGCGGACGCGAAGCCCGGCAAAGCGAGgccgaagaaagagacgaagacgcagaggaggaggaggacgacggctTTGGTCTCTTCCACAGTCTCTCAACTCGAGGCGCTCCCGACGCGTCCCTCGAGGACCGGACCCTCTCTGCCTTGCCTGCTTTCTCACCGGCGGGAGCGTCGCCctggccgcctgctgcgtcgctgcctcaGGCTTCGTGTGCATCCTCCGCGTCTGTTCCCTCCGCTTgtgtcgcctccgcttctgtGTTTAGCGACTTCAATGCAAGCAAGACTGCAAACGCgagtccgcggcggcagatcGACGCTGGATCTCCATCGCTGGATCCTTCTGCAGGGTTTTCCGCGGCTTCCGGGCACaccctggcgcgcgcgcggcctgacCTGGCTGAGATGCaagcgacagacgcgagaCACTGTGTGGTCAGTTCattcttctcttcgctcgctgcgttcCTCCTCGATCTCAaacccgccggcgcgccttcctcccggCCTCACGTCGACGTTTTTGGCGAGCTTCTGGAGTCTCAGAATCGTCTCACGGCGTCGCTTCAGCCCCTCTCGGCTCTGCCTGGCCCCGTACACTCCGCCAAAGCTTCGCGTGCAGCACCGCGTGCGGCTTTCTCGCGCCatccctctgcgtctcaaCCTTTCCCTGGCGCCTCTGGAGACCTCACGCTTCCGACAAAAACTCTCGATGCGGTCTGCTGCTCAGGCTCGCTTCTCGCGATGCTCATCGATGCGCTGGCTGCGGGTGCGGCCGCGCTTCGCTTGCGCGCGCTTCACTCTCCCTCCGTGGCGCACCTGGGATTTCCCACGCGAGGCGCAAAActgagagaggaagacggcgaagcagacgaagagtcCGAATGGAAGGACATGGACGCCTGCAACGAagaaagcggagagaggagaggggcgagcgcgcgcgcctccgcgttcaCCAGCCCGAGAGACCTCGAAGAGTTCGCGCAGCGTCATTACGATCTGATGCTCCTGTTGCAGGtaaacgcatgcagagaatTTTGATTTCGGTGTCCAGCTTTGCGTTTTGGGAAGAACGTTTCTTCACGGACTGTGTGTCAAGATTCGGCTCCATCCACGGCGTTGAGCGATTTCCATTCTTTTGCGACTTCAATAGATTCTTTTAGATCTTTCTTCTTTCATTTTACGCGCAGACCAGCGGCAATCTCGTGGCTTCGCGGCACGCCAGAGATCTGTCTCTCTTGGACATTGCGACGCTGGCGCACGCATTTCTTCGTTCGCCCGCGCTCCTCAACCTCTTCCTCACCCCTCTGGCTTCGCGTTCTACGTCCGTGCTCGCTCCTGCGTCGTCaactctctcttcttcctcttcacgGGCGCTGACTTTGTCTTTGGCTGACTTGCCGCCGGCGTTGGCTTCTTCTGAGGGGCTCACGGCTTCGCCGGCAacgccgggcgacggcggcgtgccTCCGCATCCTCTGCTGCTCTCGCTGTGTCTCTCATTTCTGTTGAGGACGCGCGAGTCGCCTTCCTTGCGACTCTCTCCGCATCctgactcgcgcgcgctagccgccgcgtctcccttTTCTGAGGACTTCCGCGCGTCGGTGGACGCTGTGAGGCCGTTTGTATCGATGCAGGGACTCCGCCTCAcggcttctgcggcgctctttgcggcgctctcgaaggccgccgcgatgGAGGCGCtaccgcctgcggcgcgttacacgcggccgccgcgccgcagagcggacgcggcgtgcgcaggagctgcggaggcagcgggcggcacactgcagagacgagaaaCGAGACTCGAGCAAAGGCAGGGAGGAGCCAAGGGCGGAggacgcacgcgcgagaggcgaaccCGAAGCTTCACGCAGACGGCAGGCGACACGGGCGAGGCCTCTCAACCGACCTGGCGGGTGAGCGACCGGCTGACCCTCGACGCGGGAGAGGTCGCCGAGCAAGGAtggcgagagggaggcgagtccggaggcgaagccgcagacaaGCGACGCGTGTCGGGAGGAGAGAGGTCTCCGAGCTGGGCGTCGGCATACCGCCAGACTCTTGCACACCTCGCAACGCGTCAGCTGATTCGAGAGCTCACGCACGCGGTGCGCGTCGCGACTCAGGACGTGTCTCGGAGTTCttcgagcgccgcctcgagtcacgcaggcgacgctgcgcgccaGACGCCCGGCAGGTCAACCGACGCAACTCTCGCGcatcgcctcgcctctctcgcggcgctctctgcgctcttCCAGCAGACTGCgctcgcagctgctcgcgcacTGACGTGTCTGcttgccgcgcccgcctcgtgGGCGTCTTCCCTGCTCCTCGaggctcctcgccctctcgcgtctccgcgcgtctccgcgtctccctcgtcgtctctcctcggATTTCCTCAGGCGGAagaccgcggcgcgcaggaacacggcgcgggcgagtccGCTGCGCacgaggagaagaacgaCGCGCCGAGCGGCCCGCGGACGCAGCCGGTCGTCGAGGACTacgtcgcgctgctgctggctcTCGAAGACCTCAGCGCCGCGCTTATCGGCAGCTATGCGCACCTCTCCcgagcgcgcgcctcctcggctgcgCTGCTGTTCCGGATAAGCTCTTCGGCCGGCACAAGCGATGCGCCGGgagcctccgcagcgccctcctgctgcgcgtcgccagtGCCGCTGGCGTCCACGAGGGTCGCGCACTCTCCGGATCTCGTTCCAGCTGCCCTCTCGGCTCGCCAGAAAACGCAGGTCGCGGAAAGCTTGATCGACGTGCTGCTGGGgatcgaggcgctgctgcgcctttcGCGCCACCCGCTGCTGGCGAAGAGAATCAAAGTGGATGCCGTCTTCCTTGAGGGCGAttgcgaggcaggcgacgcgtccTGCACGGCGGAatgcagacagagacaggcagCCTGTGCGTGGCTCGCGAGCGCCAGAGAGACGGTCGACGCCCAGCGCAGactccgcgcgcaggccgaaAACGCGAGGAGAGCTCACTCCGCACTCGAATCGCCCCCCTCaagtcgccgcgcggagcgcgacgcgggagagCTCGACAGCGCTGCAAGAGCCAAAGACGAAGAGATCAACGAAGACCGGGAAGGAAAGAACTTTGAAAAGTTCTACGAGAATCGAGTCGGGCGACTTCTAGACGAGGCTGCATACGAGGTACGGAAGCCCGCCGCCTCATCTCCCGTGCGTGGTGCCAAACTCGTAGTCTGCCTCCATCAGGAACCTGCGGATCTTTGCGATTGCATGTGCACGTATATGCCCTGTGGAGGGCGACtgagcgagcgagaagagaaggctgAATACTTGCGTCGTGGACATTGCTTGCCGCGGACTCATGATCAGTATAGATGCACTCATTCTTCATTCATTTATATAATGGAATGTTGTGCCAGTATGTGCATGATTATAGGCTTTTGGCCCTGTGCGGCAGCTGATCCACCGTATgagatataagtcgcttgtggaatagcgTTAGCAATAATAACCAAGGTCATACTCTATCCCCAAATAAAGCcgcatccactgactacatttcgagttATAACTTGTCGTCTTATCATGTATgcttgcgccgcgcgacttATCTTTGCGCTGGTGGCAGCTTCAGTCGTGTAATTCATGCCTGAGAGAGTGTCAGCATCCTTGTGTCGCTTGCGCCGTCCCCCTCTGACTGTCTCagctcgaggcgcttctcgtatcctcgtcggcggcgtcgcctactctgcggcgcgactcCGGGGGATGCGCGATGACACAAAAGGAAACTCAAGCTCTCCGCAGCGGTCAGACACGCGCCGAAGATCTCGAGCGAGGAGACCTGCTCTTCGCGCCGATCCGGTCCTCGCGGCTaggcctctgtctccgcgcgcttgACACAGGGCGTAAGCTGCCGCGCATGACTCGCGAGAAGATGGCAGCCGCCCTTCTGCTTCGAGACACGAGTGACGCGTGAACTCCATCATGGTgatcgcgccttctctctcgctcttgcCTCTTTGCCACACTATAGGTCTCAGGCGGGCCTTCTGTCTCGGCGCGCTTCGTGATGTCAGCGCGTAGAGATCCTCGCCCAACTTAGCTGTGAATTCcgcagcgcggctgctggcagTGGAATCGCGTGTGCAGGGCTTTTTGAAGACTCTTTTCGATTTTTGTCGCGACGTTCTACCAGCTGCAGATGCGACTGAACGATGTCGACTGTGCGCGTTCTCAGGCcttcgcgagcgcgccgtcctcctccagGCTCTCAGCgaccgtctcctcgcgcgcgcggctgcttccCTTGCCGCCTCGAGTGCCCTTAGACGGCCTCCGCATctcggtggcggcgcggcttccgccgcggcttcttcgtcgcgtccttttccgcgcctgtctctttcCTCTGCGGCACCTACTCGCGCGGGCCCCTGTCATGAAGACCTGCCTACccaggcgccgtcgctcaTCGCGAGGGAGCTGCAGCGACCTGAGCGCGCGCTTGATCTGATTCCGAGCGACTTGTGTGGCGTCCTGatggcggctgcgtcgctcgcagCCTGTTCGCCGGAGCTGCTTTCCCGCTTTCTGAtctgcgccctcggcggatcatcggcgcctctgcgagcgGCTTTTTGGActcctcctcagccgccgcgggtgaGCAAGCGACAGCCAcggacgggcgcggcgctctcgcgtgttttggcgaggcgccgcgtcaggcggaagaagaaaacgcctcGTTTGACTCAGATTCACGTGATCAGTTCCGCAGCAGGCAGTCCGCGAAAATCCCATTGAGACGGGCGGGTCAGAACCTGCAACTTGTTTCTGACTCGAGGCACCTGTTGTGTCGATTGGAAAgtcgcgcaggcctcgaatacgagacacgcgcgcgcctgtcgtGTGTATCTGCGTTCAGATCAACCTTGCCTTGAGACACACGCTGCAGTTCCTCCACGCCTCCACCGTGGTCTTGGCCGTGCCCCAGAGGCCGTTGACGCGCGTGTCACTCAGCGCCGAtcctctcccttcttcgtcctctccgcccGCCCGTTTTGGtggctcgctgctgccgctgtctccccgtttctcgccctccgcagaaGAGTTCATCTCCCCGCTTCTGCAGTTGCAGcaccgcgcgctgctcgcgcacgctctccggcgcatgcaggccggGGCGCGCCCGAGatggcgcgcgacgcctggcgcagtcacggcggcgacggagctcgagagcgccaccgccgctgcagagagcctcGATTCGCAGGGAAATGACGAAGGCGTTGCGGAGCGCgacaggagggagagaggcgcgatCGACGCAGCCAACTCCGCAGACGAGATGGCCGTCCAGCAcctgcttctcgctctccgcgccgcgatCCTCGGAGTCATCGACTCTGCCCAGCCTCAGGGAACAGGGACGGAATATCTGCGGTGAGTTCGCAGCTCGACGCGAGGTGTCAAACCCAGTCCCCCCGTGCACGTGTCGTGCCCCAGAGGTGTGGAATTTAAAACAGTTTGATAAAAAATTCTGGCGACCCCGAGAGCCAgtccgccgcgaagaagcgtcTCTCGAGGAGCAGACGGCCCCAGGATCCAGCCAGCCGCTCCGGCACGGTGTGTGTCGACGTTTCCTCGGGGGTGGAGCGCGGAAGCCCTGTGAGAGCTGGTGCGGGGCTTCCGcgcaccccccccccccccacgcgcgcgcgaactTTGGTGCGGCCCTCAAAGACGGGCGAAGGCATCCTTTCGAGAGCTTTCTGCACGGTGTGCGCTGCTTGctgcctgcctgcgcgtGTCGTCTCAGggcgcttccgctctcgacgctgcgcgacgcccaGGCGTTTGTGCACGACGTCTCCCcgttcctcgcggcgcgcaacCCGAAGCAAGAAGACGTCCTCTggcaggcgtccgcgcctgtcgcctcttcggctTTCTCCGCTCCGCTCTCCACGTCCACCTTGTCGCTgacgccgcctccgtctctgcgcgcgtcgccgcctctcgacacgtcctccgccgcgctcgcgcccgctaCGCAGTCTCTCGATGGCGCCTGGGCaaacgcctccgcgccgcggacgctcgACGTGGATGCGGAGGACGTTCTTTTCCTCAAGAGTCTGGCTGATGTGTCGCGTGTGCCGAATtctccgtcggcgcgctggtcgcgaggcctcgcgcttgcctctctgcgtccgctcGAGCTGCAAAGCGAGACTAACtacgcgtcgctgtcgccttcttcctcgctgtcctccgcggcgcctcctcgtttcgcggcttctgcgtcttctcagTCGGCGTTCCCGCGTTCTCATCCCCTGCCAAAGAGCTCGCGGTATCATGCCGATGTCAGAGACAGCCTCCGGCGCGTGCTTCTCTCGGCGCTCGTGGACGAAgagcgcggccgcttcgcgacgctctccgcgtccagctttccgccgcgcgtcgctgagCAAGCAGGACCGCCAGAGGCATCCGAGGGGGCGAAGGAGGGGAGCAGCCGTAGCAGccccgccgcacgcgagcaaggagacgcggagacacgcgagaaGACTCCACGCCCTGCGCccacagacgcagcggaggaggcggcgaaggagcgacGCCCAGGGGCTGTCGCGGCTgagggccgccgcgccgcccacggcgaccgagcggaggcgctcaCACTCTCAGACGTCGCCGTGTCTTCGGAAGTCCTCGTTTATCCTTGGTTCATTGACTTGCTCGTGGCGAATGCGCCTCCGCTCTACAAAGCGCTGCAGAAATAAGAGGACCTGCCGGACGAGGGAGACCAGCGGCGGGAAACGAAAACGCATCGACGCACACACACTCGACGGGGCCCCTGTGGCGAAtccgctgcgctgcgtgcTGCATGCTGCAGTATGTTGGTGCCTGGTTGTTTCGGGTGTCGTGGCCGTCACGCCGAACTGATGAGtttgttttttcgtttttcagCTTTTTTTTGTTGCACCTTGGCAAGAACAAAACAGTCCGGACAGCtacgcgcgcttcctcgcgccagCATAAGACGGCTGCAAGCGCTTATATACTCTGTGTTCTCCGTGTAAATGCGTATCAACAGACTGCAGCCGCTTCACGATGCCTCTCTCGccatattatatatatatatatatatatatatatatatatattatatagGACCGTAGCGGTCTGCTGAGTGTTAGCTCTTTAGATCTGCGTCGACTCGGGTGTAGGGGCTGAGAGGCAAGAAACGAGTCGGCTTCGCTCTGGGCTCTTCATCTGGCATAGTACCGGATTCGTTCTATGCTTACACTAAATCGACAGTTCTGGTGACTACAGCTGCCAAGGAAACACGGTAAGAACTGGTGAGAAATGGAGGGCGAGACTTGAGAGAAGAAACAGGAATCTGTGCCAAGACACCACGAAGGTGTCGCCTGAGCCCGCCGCAGAAAACGTgacgagagaaggcgaaagacgccagaggcgccCCGATCTCCGACCGGCGGAGATCCAAAACGAGACTGAGAGAAAGAAACGGAGTTCGAGGTGGAGGCATGAGTCACGCCAATCACCAGAGCACCGAAGCTGGCCCCagttcgccggcgtcggcaTTTGCTTTAAAAAATACGCAATTCGCACATTAAATCGGAGATTCTCTCTCGACAAACTCGCGACGAAAGCTTGCATTTTCTGTTTAAAAATCGACAGAAAGAACGCGCATGTCAAGCGGCAGGTGACACGCTCTCGTGTAATTTCCATGGACGACCACAGGCCCGAAATCCATAAAACAAACATGCATGTGCGCACATCCAAGTAGACACACAAGCCTCGCGGGAGTCCAGcgcccttctctgcctcgaggtatgcgcagctccgcgcatgcacgtgGCTACACGTATCACTCGCCAGCTTCGCGTCTGCACCTTAGGCGGACAAACGGAGTCGTTTCCTCACACCCGCAGGCGAACAAGCTTCTTCCGCTCAGCGgccagcgcagacgcgcgctgcAAGCGgaaagcgcgagagacgaccCGAGAAGGCGCTGAGGAGAGTCGAAGCCACGGCAACTTCGAACGCGACCGGCGACTTAAGCCCCGCAACGCGCAGGGctcggcgcgagcgagggggcagaggcaggcagctccgccagccgcggcagagatgcggagctgctggcgggcggcgcggaacgCGAactgggcgccggcgcgcagactGGCGGCGCATCCAGAGGTGGAccggcggcagacgaggccaGGCTCGAGGCGAAGAGTCCGCGGAGGTGCGCGGCAGGGAGAGCGCCCTGCATGCCTCCGCAGAAGGCCGCCAGGAGCAGGAGTTCGCGGACGttgtcgtcgtcggcgaagaagaccgccag includes:
- a CDS encoding uncharacterized protein (encoded by transcript BESB_033130), coding for MNLYPVSKESGDLNSSCSCAPCERSHTSSATRGLSSSCVQYFLGLHHAPLQPLPQLLRQLLFRTPPSCRRGPSASSEATAARRGPRPVPPPWAEAPNLSRSTERSSSAGGSRETRTRALTQSSSSTVAVPSAALDAKAPQTAGADPRACGPYLGVRASHHHTLSETQASVGQRDAHTAARQSPGAGQTRNLRENAHRRDIDGEAWRARSSDWSARGPRAPPQRRRDDLRRPIVSPGERRHPGVERRPAHAVESAPDPRPGGCAHSTRRPSFSPSSTPSSALASSPSRSETLPSEFASAVQLLIAQLPSLQRDAARGPGLRSRRAAFSCRASAAREGRSHSPPLSVRDLEEVAECVLLYVRWMSFSQLVRALADFTSLAKAVPQFSSSCLFPASELAPYAHLLPLSASPPPLSRLSSRLPPADSRAPSGAWPLLPARLLRASGGAPDSAAAAEACSPSSSTLKGSDDALVRCALLAEALRDVPEESSRVTQLFRLACTRAIALLRSPSAPSAAAPPRGFPSAGERVEDLSLASVLVLLQTVLAGLSLCAPSLFRRVAGRLADDALLDDAPPRECALLLHLFAKHELQLEKRGLTPAQRPVRRQAEETSCWLRGACFEGTPREETPERRRAEGSQSAPSPGARLFAAPLPASVQTFAPPAGLGSSAAVFCAERTLLRVSLADLGFEQALALPLFPLPASPLSSPPVLRLFRRVAARLSLLQQRHSAVFRDVDRLQGLLAELQAKREAAWMPAHQRDAGEDEARRAGDTETPSGGDTSRNGNGAGLAEASDGARDCRDLEAEARSLSERIAALTASENLLVLNGQDLCMILDAYLKMRLLDVRLYSHLVTSSIRNLLHSARQPPALFPLTASRALGSSCSSSYPDLLSASLPSSLGSASSSMPLGLAEKERRCTGRDLAAMYGHLVGLLKLLEDTQTQAVPCSLSGAAPHQGERAELGRAYAASAAASSALSSASPSSLCRASSPLTLSHVASPASSSEPGVHSPFCRSPSSSSSSSSLSSCSSAPPQPAAPAQRAAAAPVLFSRILPLLVEDLPRLLKRERLKSLHPHSLVALVHGGSELLRFVARLPAPEFEAVTRLLAEERGEGRPPRATTRDREGSGSRAGLCGVVWERIEAIERARGTGRGGGDGQGPLGDMLAGCHARILDSAVQFEPSHISVLLAAYADLDRLAASSSPVAAGGYGVSETGGKETGARAGAQGTLGLADLLRSPSFISRAFEVLPKFRDSHRYATCLRSLSLFLASAGAPAPARPSPAASVLPPARLSLPPPGRAARKGTAAGPMRRVSKGEDLRAGQKGNEFQGRAKAARGSAAKPQEQPPSSSRYATQDTSHALLRQIVEQEVFWRTPWRGKEIVTAAGAVARAAPTLFLLSPSPSPAPAPRSVAAGASLPLLSNLVSSSLRPSPAASDEVSGRVCSDGVCAAQEASGREARQSEAEERDEDAEEEEDDGFGLFHSLSTRGAPDASLEDRTLSALPAFSPAGASPWPPAASLPQASCASSASVPSACVASASVFSDFNASKTANASPRRQIDAGSPSLDPSAGFSAASGHTLARARPDLAEMQATDARHCVVSSFFSSLAAFLLDLKPAGAPSSRPHVDVFGELLESQNRLTASLQPLSALPGPVHSAKASRAAPRAAFSRHPSASQPFPGASGDLTLPTKTLDAVCCSGSLLAMLIDALAAGAAALRLRALHSPSVAHLGFPTRGAKLREEDGEADEESEWKDMDACNEESGERRGASARASAFTSPRDLEEFAQRHYDLMLLLQTSGNLVASRHARDLSLLDIATLAHAFLRSPALLNLFLTPLASRSTSVLAPASSTLSSSSSRALTLSLADLPPALASSEGLTASPATPGDGGVPPHPLLLSLCLSFLLRTRESPSLRLSPHPDSRALAAASPFSEDFRASVDAVRPFVSMQGLRLTASAALFAALSKAAAMEALPPAARYTRPPRRRADAACAGAAEAAGGTLQRRETRLEQRQGGAKGGGRTRERRTRSFTQTAGDTGEASQPTWRVSDRLTLDAGEVAEQGWREGGESGGEAADKRRVSGGERSPSWASAYRQTLAHLATRQLIRELTHAVRVATQDVSRSSSSAASSHAGDAARQTPGRSTDATLAHRLASLAALSALFQQTALAAARALTCLLAAPASWASSLLLEAPRPLASPRVSASPSSSLLGFPQAEDRGAQEHGAGESAAHEEKNDAPSGPRTQPVVEDYVALLLALEDLSAALIGSYAHLSRARASSAALLFRISSSAGTSDAPGASAAPSCCASPVPLASTRVAHSPDLVPAALSARQKTQVAESLIDVLLGIEALLRLSRHPLLAKRIKVDAVFLEGDCEAGDASCTAECRQRQAACAWLASARETVDAQRRLRAQAENARRAHSALESPPSSRRAERDAGELDSAARAKDEEINEDREGKNFEKFYENRVGRLLDEAAYELEALLVSSSAASPTLRRDSGGCAMTQKETQALRSGQTRAEDLERGDLLFAPIRSSRLGLCLRALDTGRLRERAVLLQALSDRLLARAAASLAASSALRRPPHLGGGAASAAASSSRPFPRLSLSSAAPTRAGPCHEDLPTQAPSLIARELQRPERALDLIPSDLCGVLMAAASLAACSPELLSRFLICALGGSSAPLRAAFWTPPQPPRINLALRHTLQFLHASTVVLAVPQRPLTRVSLSADPLPSSSSPPARFGGSLLPLSPRFSPSAEEFISPLLQLQHRALLAHALRRMQAGARPRWRATPGAVTAATELESATAAAESLDSQGNDEGVAERDRRERGAIDAANSADEMAVQHLLLALRAAILGVIDSAQPQGTGTEYLRALPLSTLRDAQAFVHDVSPFLAARNPKQEDVLWQASAPVASSAFSAPLSTSTLSLTPPPSLRASPPLDTSSAALAPATQSLDGAWANASAPRTLDVDAEDVLFLKSLADVSRVPNSPSARWSRGLALASLRPLELQSETNYASLSPSSSLSSAAPPRFAASASSQSAFPRSHPLPKSSRYHADVRDSLRRVLLSALVDEERGRFATLSASSFPPRVAEQAGPPEASEGAKEGSSRSSPAAREQGDAETREKTPRPAPTDAAEEAAKERRPGAVAAEGRRAAHGDRAEALTLSDVAVSSEVLVYPWFIDLLVANAPPLYKALQK